AGTGTTaaatacctgctgagctggcaacgttgcatttttgtaagttttctcgattattccataaaaattgaattaaatttttataaaataattgggtaaactaacaaaaatgcaatgtgGCCTGCTCAGGAGGTATAAATGCTCTTAattgatttttcatccccgaataCCCCTGTTTTAtgtgaatttatgtttttatacttttttaccaattttgaataattttgtatgttctaTTTGGCAGTCTCATTAAAGATACGTACCAGATAACACGTGTTTTGCATTTAGTAGGCTCGCAGACCCTTAAGGCCCAGTTTTAGCCCTTAAGGCACCAGACCGTAacaacccctacataccaaatttcattgaaattgttGGAGCCATTTACAAGATccccaaaataaacaaaaattgcttgtttaaaggaaTTAGCTTAGATAATATTTTGGTTCTTTTAGAGCTCATGTTGCACTACTAAtagcttaaaataataataatatcaagataataataatagtattccaagggacaaattacaccaatcaACCTTGCCCCAAACTacgcaaagcttgtactatgatgCTACACAACAGatcagtggcggatttatgttttttatgagtgtaggccactttacgccctatgtaactttctaaaatatattttttttaaatctgccgcccctaggccgctgccgcccctaggccgcggcctatacggcctatttataaatccaggacCGCAACGGATGGatttacataaatagataaatgtatacttaaatacatacaaacatcctaGACTCAAGTACAAATAAAAGGTGAATAACTAAATATAAGATTACATTTTGTGTTTTCTAAATTGTCATGTTTCATAACAGTTAATTATTTCTTCTTAAAATATGACAATATGACAGGCTATTTGTGTTTTTGCTATATGATCTGAGAAGTCGGGCGTATTTTGTTGCACCCACTATAGCATTTTAAACCTTCCTTTCTGTAAATACATTTATCTTTAGAAACAAACCAAAGGAAACCTGCTAAAAAAATGAACCCTAGAGAGAATtattcttttaaaatattttttactcttttcACAGAAAGCCAGCCCTTATGGAATTATACTAAAATCTATACTCTTTTATTATTTCTAGGGCAAGCTGGACATGTTGAAGTACCTGAAGTAAAATCGAATATACTTGAAAAACAGGAGCATTTATTCAACCTAGAAGGTCAAATTACACATAAACTGGATCTTATCAGCAATAAAATTGATAAGAATAGCAAGATACATTTAATTGGTCACTCTATTGGAGCATGGCTGGTTATAGAAGCACTGGACAAGCAAAAGGAGTTATTAGAGAAAGTGGCATCAATTAATCTATTATTTCCAACAATTCAAGGGATGGCAGTTGCAGAAAAtggcaaatatttaaataaaattgtaagaaGGTTTCATACAATTACCATTTTACTATTTACACTGGTTCATATTCTGCCTGAATTCTTGAAGCAATTTCTAATCgccatttatttgaaatttaattcattGCCCCCTCATTATTCTGAGAGAATACTGAAATATCTTAGGCCAAAGATTGGGGAAAAAGTTTTGTACTTAGCTTATGATGAAATGGACCGGGTGGTTGAACTGAATACTGAGGCTTTGGAAAACATAAAGCATTTAACTAATGTAATTTACAGTGATAGAGATGGTTGGGCCCCATTGAGCTATATGGATGATCTGAAACAATTTCAACCAGAAATGAATATGAAGCAAGTCAGTATTGACCATgcctttgttttaaaatattcagAGGAAATTGCTGAAATGGTTTCTGATTTTATCAAACCTAAGGTATTCAGTGGGAAAGTATCAAAGGGATAATTTTTTTATAGGCAAagttttcaataatttattgaatcaggctttactttgccTCTTTCACCTCcatctatatcaatgaactgaaacaattactttgcccacccacaaccttacgatagctacgtttatgcagttcctccacctgcacactgtaagaaaacacaaatcacacataGTCATCTATCtccaccaccactacactaacgcgtttcgaactcaaccagagctcatcttcagagcaacgcaaCCATTACCATGCTATCAAAtggtatagatagtgccacgagagtggAAAGAAcagattgcacaaaaggagaatgaatgaaatgaatgagtaaatgggtcaatcaactttttcttgtcactcattgctatagttacggtctcctgagtcactctttaaaccgtacatttataggattaaaatatGCCAAACATACATTTTTGTGTTCGTTTTAAGCCTTTTTTAtgattggtcatctaataagcatgttagtataatgtaacacaacatttcttctaacaaactgtactacttttatcccctcgctgacgggacagaataacaacaggaaatagttgatccacccaaatgtcaaaatcctgcgcTCATTACATATGTTGTAGcggtgtgtgtatgtgtgtgtataatcattcacttcaactctcgtggcactacctatagacAGTCAGTGTGATGTTTTGTTAGATGTAGAGTcaaacatctggtagcatggtgaatggttgtgttgctctcagtagcgtagctaggtaaccaaaggccttggggcaaaaaataaactaggccAAGgtccaactaaactatttaaaatcatttgttccgtattcgtcgaGTTCCAAATTCAACGTCCTCCAGATTTgttatttatagtttgtaagtcagagtccgagagGCCCCCTGAacttgg
Above is a window of Choristoneura fumiferana chromosome 18, NRCan_CFum_1, whole genome shotgun sequence DNA encoding:
- the sturkopf gene encoding lipid droplet associated hydrolase sturkopf, which translates into the protein MESVYMTLNYIQTNLLTWDNPFNCKGSDVIVCISGNPGIPDFYIEFAAELHKSTGLPVCVTGQAGHVEVPEVKSNILEKQEHLFNLEGQITHKLDLISNKIDKNSKIHLIGHSIGAWLVIEALDKQKELLEKVASINLLFPTIQGMAVAENGKYLNKIVRRFHTITILLFTLVHILPEFLKQFLIAIYLKFNSLPPHYSERILKYLRPKIGEKVLYLAYDEMDRVVELNTEALENIKHLTNVIYSDRDGWAPLSYMDDLKQFQPEMNMKQVSIDHAFVLKYSEEIAEMVSDFIKPKVFSGKVSKG